One Kribbella sp. NBC_00662 genomic region harbors:
- the pseB gene encoding UDP-N-acetylglucosamine 4,6-dehydratase (inverting), translated as MSILTGSDILVTGGTGSFGRSFVRHALDQLNPRRIIVFSRDELKQWEVRQLFGDDPRLRFFLGDVRDRSRLLRAMHRVDYVVHAAALKQVDSGEYNPWEFVQTNVIGSQNVIEAAIDCGVKRVVALSTDKASSPINLYGATKLTADKLFINGNHYAAAYDTRFSVVRYGNVMGSRGSIIPKFRALHAAGQSLPITDLRCTRFLITLPEAVEFVVDSFDLMTGGELYVPRIPSMKVTDLAEAIAPGATMHDVGLRPGEKLHEEMISPEEGRRALSLGNRFVLQPDLATWGYQPPTDGRPVAGDFHYASDTNDQWYSIEEIRKILESDV; from the coding sequence GTGTCAATCCTTACCGGCTCCGACATCCTCGTCACCGGGGGCACCGGGTCGTTCGGCCGGAGCTTCGTACGGCACGCGCTGGACCAGCTGAACCCGCGCCGGATCATCGTCTTCAGCCGCGACGAGCTGAAGCAGTGGGAGGTCCGCCAGCTGTTCGGCGACGACCCGCGGCTGCGGTTCTTCCTCGGCGACGTCCGCGACCGCTCGCGGTTGCTGCGGGCGATGCACCGGGTCGACTACGTCGTCCATGCCGCCGCGCTGAAGCAGGTGGACAGCGGTGAGTACAACCCGTGGGAGTTCGTCCAGACCAACGTGATCGGCTCGCAGAACGTCATCGAGGCGGCGATCGACTGCGGCGTGAAGCGGGTCGTGGCGCTGTCCACCGACAAGGCATCGAGCCCGATCAACCTGTACGGCGCGACCAAGCTGACCGCGGACAAGCTGTTCATCAACGGCAACCACTACGCGGCGGCGTACGACACCCGCTTCAGCGTCGTGCGGTACGGCAACGTGATGGGCAGCCGGGGCTCGATCATCCCGAAGTTCCGGGCGCTGCATGCGGCCGGGCAGTCGCTGCCGATCACCGATCTGCGCTGCACCCGGTTCCTGATCACGCTGCCGGAGGCGGTCGAGTTCGTCGTCGACTCGTTCGACCTGATGACCGGCGGCGAGCTGTACGTGCCGCGGATCCCGTCGATGAAGGTGACCGACCTGGCCGAGGCGATCGCGCCCGGCGCGACCATGCACGACGTCGGCCTGCGCCCGGGCGAGAAGCTGCACGAGGAGATGATCAGCCCGGAGGAGGGCCGCCGCGCGCTGTCCCTCGGCAACCGCTTCGTGCTGCAGCCCGACCTCGCGACCTGGGGCTACCAGCCGCCCACCGACGGCCGTCCGGTGGCGGGCGATTTCCACTACGCGTCGGACACCAACGACCAGTGGTACTCGATCGAGGAGATCCGCAAGATCCTCGAGAGCGACGTCTGA
- a CDS encoding cytidylyltransferase domain-containing protein, which translates to MEPLKVGIVTQVRVTSTRLPAKVLLSVAGRSYLEHHLDRLSRTGLPVIVATTTNVHDDLVVQVCQEDGIPVFRGSEDDVLSRFAGAAREHELDAIVRVTSDCPLIDPEIVAAGVDRWRAENDPDLYISNCLERTYPRGMDFEIFSTARLYDAEAKATLKADREHVTPYLHQNRSGEMRLLNLPWSGGGAQYRLTLDTADDWKLLDALIEDFDAPRLNCTELVAILDAHPELAALNAHIEQKKLGE; encoded by the coding sequence ATGGAACCCCTGAAAGTAGGCATCGTCACGCAGGTGCGCGTGACCAGCACCCGGCTGCCGGCCAAGGTGCTGCTGAGCGTCGCGGGCCGTTCGTACCTCGAACACCATCTCGACCGGCTCAGCCGCACGGGCCTTCCGGTGATCGTCGCGACCACTACGAACGTCCACGACGACCTCGTGGTGCAGGTGTGCCAGGAGGACGGCATCCCGGTGTTCCGCGGCAGCGAGGACGACGTCCTCAGCCGGTTCGCCGGCGCCGCCCGCGAGCACGAGCTGGACGCGATCGTCCGGGTGACGTCCGACTGCCCGCTGATCGATCCCGAGATCGTTGCCGCGGGCGTCGATCGCTGGCGGGCCGAGAACGACCCCGATCTGTACATCTCGAACTGCCTGGAGCGGACCTACCCGCGCGGCATGGACTTCGAGATCTTCTCCACCGCCCGGTTGTACGACGCCGAGGCGAAGGCCACGCTCAAGGCCGACCGCGAGCACGTCACGCCGTACCTGCATCAGAACCGGTCCGGCGAGATGCGGTTGCTGAACCTGCCGTGGTCCGGCGGCGGGGCGCAGTACCGGCTGACCCTGGACACCGCGGACGACTGGAAGTTGCTCGACGCACTCATCGAGGACTTCGACGCGCCCCGGCTCAATTGCACCGAACTGGTCGCGATCCTGGACGCTCACCCGGAGCTGGCCGCGCTCAACGCGCACATCGAGCAGAAGAAGCTCGGCGAGTGA
- a CDS encoding cation acetate symporter produces the protein MATEPGNRALTISLFTAVVAVTLYITWWASRQNKTAADYYAGGRNFSGAQNGLAVAGDYMSAASFLGISGQIALYGYDGFLYSIGFLVAWLVALLLVAELLRNSGRFTMADQLAFRMKQRPVRTAAATSTIVVSIFYLLAQMVGAGSLVGLLLGVKSEGLKAAVIILVGALMIIYVTIGGMKGTTWVQIVKAVLLMAGTVVITFLVLLKFHFNISDLLGSAATKSGHGESFLQPGLLYGKDLTGQIDFLSLGLALVLGTAGLPHILIRFYTVPDSRSARRSVQWAIGLIGAFYLMTLALGFGAAALLDTGKGSAVAESKGNVASPLLAESVGGGAGSVGGAILLALIAAVAFATILAVVAGLTLTSASSFAHDLYANVIAKEKPSEKSELRVARFAAIGIGAVAIALAIPAQKLNIAFLVALAFAVAASANLPALLFNLFWKRFNTSGAVWSIYGGLISAVVLVVFSPVVSGKPTSMITGADFAWFPLSNPGIVSIPLGFLFGVLGTYLGRDKASEERYKELSVRALTGAGAEGPAKH, from the coding sequence ATGGCCACTGAGCCCGGTAACCGGGCGCTGACCATCTCACTGTTCACCGCGGTCGTTGCCGTGACGCTGTACATCACCTGGTGGGCGTCCCGGCAGAACAAGACCGCTGCCGACTACTACGCCGGCGGCCGCAACTTCAGCGGCGCGCAGAACGGCCTGGCCGTCGCGGGCGACTACATGTCCGCGGCGTCGTTCCTCGGCATCTCCGGCCAGATCGCCCTCTACGGGTACGACGGCTTCCTGTACTCGATCGGGTTCCTGGTCGCCTGGCTGGTCGCGCTGCTGCTGGTCGCCGAGCTGCTACGCAACTCGGGCCGGTTCACGATGGCCGACCAGCTCGCGTTCCGGATGAAGCAGCGGCCGGTCCGGACGGCGGCCGCGACCTCGACGATCGTGGTGTCGATCTTCTACCTGCTCGCCCAGATGGTCGGCGCGGGTTCGCTCGTCGGGCTGTTGCTCGGCGTGAAGAGCGAGGGTCTGAAGGCCGCCGTGATCATCCTGGTCGGCGCGCTGATGATCATCTACGTGACGATCGGTGGCATGAAGGGCACCACCTGGGTGCAGATCGTGAAGGCCGTGCTGCTGATGGCCGGCACCGTCGTGATCACGTTCCTGGTGCTGCTGAAGTTCCACTTCAACATCTCCGACCTGCTCGGCTCGGCGGCGACGAAGTCCGGCCACGGCGAGTCGTTCCTGCAGCCCGGTCTGTTGTACGGCAAGGACCTCACCGGCCAGATCGACTTCCTGTCCCTCGGCCTCGCGCTGGTCCTCGGTACTGCGGGTCTGCCGCACATCCTGATCCGCTTCTACACGGTGCCCGACTCGCGCTCGGCACGGCGCTCGGTGCAGTGGGCGATCGGCCTGATCGGCGCGTTCTACCTGATGACGCTGGCCCTCGGGTTCGGCGCGGCGGCACTGCTCGACACCGGCAAGGGGTCGGCGGTGGCGGAGTCGAAGGGCAATGTCGCGTCGCCGCTGCTGGCGGAATCCGTCGGTGGCGGGGCTGGATCGGTCGGCGGGGCGATCCTGCTGGCGCTGATCGCGGCGGTCGCGTTCGCGACGATCCTCGCGGTGGTCGCCGGGCTCACGCTGACGTCGGCGTCGTCGTTCGCGCATGACCTCTACGCGAACGTGATCGCGAAGGAGAAGCCGTCCGAGAAGAGCGAGCTGCGGGTGGCGCGGTTCGCGGCGATCGGCATCGGCGCGGTGGCGATCGCGCTGGCGATCCCGGCGCAGAAGCTGAACATCGCGTTCCTGGTCGCACTGGCGTTCGCGGTCGCGGCCTCGGCGAACCTGCCGGCACTGCTGTTCAACCTGTTCTGGAAGCGGTTCAACACCTCCGGCGCGGTGTGGAGCATCTACGGCGGCCTGATCTCCGCGGTCGTCCTGGTGGTGTTCTCGCCAGTCGTGTCCGGCAAGCCGACGTCGATGATCACCGGCGCCGACTTCGCCTGGTTCCCGCTGTCGAACCCGGGCATCGTGTCGATCCCGCTCGGCTTCCTGTTCGGTGTCCTCGGCACGTACCTCGGCCGGGACAAGGCCAGCGAGGAGCGCTACAAGGAACTCTCGGTCCGTGCGCTCACCGGCGCCGGCGCGGAGGGTCCCGCCAAGCACTGA
- a CDS encoding PseG/SpsG family protein → MKRVGVRCDVGPARGIGHVMRCLALAEEVRRRDVELLFICDAHTVPWAADQIAGRGIDVHPAVWTPAEHVELFGRLELDAVVFDSYDLDASVYAAARALPTLAIVDGDFRGAEADVLVDQNLAAELDHPTLPRGSVRLAGLPYVMIRDEVLDHRPAEPPTARPAAVPKVFAFFGGTDAFGAGPYVARALAATGLPFEATVVAPSPDLAAQIAAGELQPHQQLQIIGPTNQLAAEVRAADLTISASGTSTWELLCLGATTALVCVVDNQVMGYERAVGTGAAAGLGLLSALQTDMSSAVPTLKRLLTDSAERGRLASAGWELVDGRGRERVADALLQLI, encoded by the coding sequence GTGAAACGCGTCGGGGTGCGATGTGATGTGGGGCCGGCCCGGGGCATCGGGCACGTGATGCGGTGCCTGGCGCTCGCCGAGGAGGTACGGCGCCGCGACGTCGAGCTGCTGTTCATCTGCGACGCGCACACCGTTCCGTGGGCGGCTGACCAGATCGCGGGGCGCGGCATCGACGTACATCCCGCAGTGTGGACGCCTGCTGAACACGTCGAGCTCTTCGGACGGCTCGAGCTCGACGCGGTCGTCTTCGACTCCTACGACCTCGACGCATCCGTCTACGCGGCTGCCCGGGCGCTTCCCACGCTCGCGATCGTCGACGGCGACTTCCGCGGCGCCGAGGCGGATGTGCTGGTCGACCAGAACCTGGCTGCGGAGCTCGACCACCCCACGCTGCCGCGGGGCTCGGTCCGGCTGGCCGGTCTGCCGTACGTGATGATCCGCGACGAGGTCCTCGACCACCGTCCCGCGGAGCCGCCGACGGCCCGGCCGGCCGCAGTACCGAAGGTGTTCGCGTTTTTCGGTGGCACAGATGCCTTCGGCGCCGGCCCGTACGTCGCCCGCGCACTGGCGGCCACCGGCCTGCCGTTCGAGGCCACCGTGGTCGCGCCGAGCCCCGACCTCGCCGCACAGATCGCCGCCGGCGAGCTGCAGCCGCACCAGCAGCTCCAGATCATCGGTCCGACCAATCAGCTGGCCGCTGAGGTGCGTGCCGCCGATCTGACCATCAGCGCGTCGGGTACGTCGACCTGGGAGCTGCTCTGTCTCGGGGCGACAACCGCGCTGGTCTGTGTCGTCGACAACCAGGTCATGGGCTACGAGCGCGCCGTCGGCACCGGTGCGGCGGCTGGGCTCGGCCTGCTGAGCGCACTGCAGACCGACATGTCGTCCGCGGTCCCGACGCTCAAGCGGCTGCTCACTGACTCGGCGGAGCGTGGCCGGTTGGCGAGTGCCGGGTGGGAGCTGGTCGACGGCAGAGGACGGGAGCGGGTGGCTGACGCCCTCCTGCAGCTCATCTGA
- a CDS encoding methyltransferase domain-containing protein, whose translation MTTDDPAGDAADGPANGAHAARAKSFGAVAAAYDVGRPTFPVESLTWILGPGRGLQVLDLGAGTGKLAAVAAGLGHDVIAVDPSQEMLEVCRRRSGIDTMVGAAESIPLAHASVDAVIVGQAFHWFDHARALPEIARVLRPNGVLGLLWNNADTVVPWVRRIFQTIQGDSVGGSDRFDPVPILDQSNLFTPPEFARFRHWHDLNREGLRQLAQSHSRVAVLKDTRRDQVLDQIELIYEHTARPPEALRMPYFTDCFRAHPSEFANYRRTVDGPVAPHL comes from the coding sequence ATGACCACCGATGATCCAGCCGGGGACGCCGCGGACGGCCCGGCCAACGGCGCGCACGCGGCGCGGGCGAAGTCGTTCGGCGCCGTCGCGGCGGCGTACGACGTGGGTCGCCCGACGTTCCCGGTCGAGTCGCTGACCTGGATCCTGGGCCCGGGCCGCGGACTGCAGGTCCTCGATCTGGGGGCCGGCACCGGCAAGCTCGCCGCGGTCGCCGCCGGGCTCGGCCACGACGTGATCGCGGTCGACCCGTCGCAGGAGATGCTCGAGGTCTGCCGCCGGCGGTCCGGTATCGACACGATGGTCGGCGCCGCGGAGTCGATCCCGCTCGCGCACGCCTCGGTGGACGCGGTCATCGTCGGGCAGGCGTTCCATTGGTTCGACCACGCCCGGGCATTGCCGGAGATCGCCCGCGTACTGCGGCCGAACGGCGTACTGGGTCTGCTCTGGAACAACGCGGACACCGTGGTCCCGTGGGTCCGCCGGATCTTCCAGACCATCCAGGGCGACAGCGTCGGGGGCAGCGACCGGTTCGACCCGGTGCCGATCCTCGACCAGTCGAACCTGTTCACCCCGCCCGAGTTCGCCCGGTTCCGGCACTGGCACGACCTGAACCGCGAGGGTCTGCGGCAGCTGGCGCAGTCGCACTCGCGGGTCGCCGTACTCAAGGACACCCGGCGTGACCAGGTCCTGGACCAGATCGAGCTGATCTACGAGCACACCGCCCGGCCCCCGGAGGCGCTCCGGATGCCGTACTTCACCGATTGTTTCCGGGCACACCCCAGCGAGTTCGCGAATTACCGCCGTACTGTCGACGGGCCGGTCGCACCGCACCTTTGA
- a CDS encoding DUF485 domain-containing protein, protein MDDQAVRERDARAYEAVHEAADFTELKRRYRNFVVPWTIAFMAWYLAYVACNNWARGFMSHRIGGSHINVALIFGLLQFVSTFVIAALYGRFANRKLDPLAHGLNAKYKRERRR, encoded by the coding sequence ATGGACGACCAGGCGGTGCGCGAGCGGGATGCCCGCGCATACGAGGCTGTGCACGAAGCGGCCGATTTCACCGAGCTGAAACGGCGCTACAGGAACTTCGTGGTGCCGTGGACCATCGCCTTCATGGCCTGGTACCTGGCGTACGTCGCCTGCAACAACTGGGCCCGCGGCTTCATGAGTCACCGGATCGGTGGCAGCCACATCAACGTCGCGCTGATCTTCGGGCTGCTGCAGTTCGTGTCGACATTCGTGATCGCTGCTTTGTACGGCCGGTTCGCCAACCGGAAGCTCGACCCGCTGGCCCACGGCCTGAACGCCAAGTACAAGAGGGAGCGCCGCCGGTGA
- a CDS encoding N-acetyltransferase — translation MSWYDALEAGELTVRPSVDAAKRFGISIDRMSVSASAGTPLAEVLGAVERSTAEVIVLRYPARETTWFAALASGPRQALLADTVVYWSLPTGKGRRPAPLAGFSTQLEPAADDDLVDDLVADVFGDSGNHYCSNPVFDRTLALAGRQDWARRRIADAGAVVLRGPDRRVLALAAIDQQRSWTEIQLSGVVPAEQGRGRYGHLLAAIEDACTSRRLVVSTQGHQTGIQRIWARYGFEPVHNLLTVHLVAAT, via the coding sequence ATGAGTTGGTACGACGCGCTCGAGGCCGGTGAACTGACCGTCCGGCCGTCCGTTGACGCGGCGAAGCGGTTCGGGATCTCGATCGACCGGATGTCCGTCTCGGCCTCCGCCGGTACGCCGCTCGCCGAGGTACTGGGTGCGGTCGAGCGGTCGACCGCCGAGGTGATCGTGCTGCGCTACCCGGCCCGCGAGACCACCTGGTTCGCCGCGCTGGCCAGCGGTCCGCGGCAGGCGCTGCTCGCGGACACCGTCGTCTACTGGTCGCTGCCGACCGGCAAGGGCCGGCGCCCCGCGCCGCTGGCCGGCTTCAGCACGCAGCTCGAGCCGGCGGCCGACGACGATCTGGTCGACGACCTGGTCGCGGACGTCTTCGGCGACTCCGGCAACCACTACTGCTCCAACCCGGTCTTCGACCGGACGCTTGCGCTGGCCGGCCGGCAGGACTGGGCCCGGCGGCGCATCGCCGACGCGGGTGCCGTCGTACTGCGTGGTCCCGACCGGCGGGTGCTCGCGCTGGCCGCGATCGACCAACAGCGTTCCTGGACCGAGATCCAGCTCTCCGGTGTCGTACCGGCCGAGCAGGGCCGCGGACGGTACGGCCACCTGCTGGCCGCGATCGAGGACGCCTGCACGTCCCGGCGGCTGGTCGTCTCGACCCAGGGCCACCAGACCGGCATCCAGCGGATCTGGGCCCGGTACGGGTTCGAACCCGTGCATAACCTCCTGACCGTTCACCTCGTTGCCGCTACGTAG
- a CDS encoding glycosyltransferase family 2 protein, translated as MTPRLSVVVPFYGVGEYLGDCLDSIAQQAWADFEAILVDDGSPDDSAVIAKEFCARDPRFRLIQQDNAGPGPARDRGISEATGEYLAFVDGDDLVSRYGFAALVRTLDRTGSDFAGGNARRFNNSFGVRPSWLHKQPFARVRHATHVTEFPDLVLDRMLWNKVYRRSFWTEYGYKFPPIRYEDYPVALKAHLDAVTVDTITQAVYYWRERESGESITQQKFQLGNIRDRVTSAGMVIDLVEDAVPVVRRRTHAHLAQIDVLTLMSAFGTVPVEEEQHLVDLSRELLGRIDSEVLAATHRYDRIQHAALRAGDVELLRRLAVFRNSGGLRGGARAVPRGRRSRQLDYNYPGQGETVVPRRLYGLREQDLTLATSVREVVWVDGKLSVKGTAEIRHLETDRSSTLQIALVVDDTSHPLEVRRYAALDLHGDKSLVGFEVLLDPEVLGRCTGAPAHFEVRMRSGRRDRKGMLGGQGPGSPGWAPGAWIDETNWIQPGPGKYGWFSLRRLTDPCRLTAVEQTADELVLHGRASFDEPELHLSRPVVGGAEEIPLEVDGRDFTARLPIRDILAAANHDDPFGQRTTRSFRVHGPDRQERVLLWTAGDSAVSRVVDDRVVTLTRSTGGYVNLHESPIRTTAAHAVAEGNQLVVRGSEGGDVTFSWRRYLADSDDHLDVACRRTASADGWSAAVDVDALIPVTAVKVSVDPLAALADWILFATSPDGAAHAVQCEPFLCSRLPLAITHGTHALAVRPHAGTLHVEVR; from the coding sequence GTGACGCCGCGGCTGAGCGTGGTGGTGCCCTTCTACGGCGTCGGTGAGTACCTCGGCGACTGTCTGGACTCGATCGCCCAGCAGGCCTGGGCCGACTTCGAGGCGATCCTCGTCGACGACGGCTCCCCGGACGACAGCGCCGTCATCGCCAAGGAGTTCTGCGCCCGGGACCCGCGGTTCCGGCTGATCCAGCAGGACAACGCCGGCCCTGGTCCCGCTCGCGACCGGGGGATCAGCGAGGCAACGGGTGAGTACCTCGCCTTCGTCGACGGCGACGACCTCGTCTCGCGGTACGGGTTCGCGGCGTTGGTCCGGACCCTGGACCGAACCGGTTCAGACTTCGCCGGCGGCAACGCGCGGCGGTTCAACAACAGCTTCGGCGTCCGGCCGTCCTGGCTGCACAAGCAGCCGTTCGCCAGGGTCCGGCACGCCACCCACGTGACGGAGTTCCCAGACCTGGTCCTGGACCGGATGCTCTGGAACAAGGTCTACCGCCGCTCCTTCTGGACCGAGTACGGCTACAAGTTCCCTCCGATCCGCTACGAGGACTACCCGGTCGCGCTCAAAGCGCACCTGGATGCCGTCACCGTCGACACGATCACGCAGGCCGTCTACTACTGGCGCGAGCGCGAGTCCGGCGAGTCGATCACGCAGCAGAAGTTCCAGCTCGGCAACATCCGGGACCGCGTCACCTCGGCCGGGATGGTGATCGACCTGGTCGAGGACGCCGTACCGGTGGTGCGTCGGCGTACGCACGCGCACCTGGCACAGATCGACGTACTGACGCTGATGTCCGCATTCGGCACTGTCCCGGTCGAGGAGGAGCAGCACCTCGTCGACCTGTCGCGCGAGCTGCTCGGCCGGATCGACAGCGAGGTGCTTGCCGCCACCCACCGGTACGACCGGATCCAGCACGCCGCGCTTCGTGCCGGTGATGTCGAGCTGCTCCGCCGGCTCGCGGTCTTCCGCAACTCCGGCGGGCTTCGCGGCGGGGCTCGCGCGGTTCCGCGGGGCAGGCGGTCGCGGCAGCTCGACTACAACTACCCGGGGCAGGGCGAGACCGTCGTGCCGCGGCGGCTGTACGGGCTGCGCGAGCAGGACCTGACTCTCGCGACGAGCGTGCGCGAGGTCGTCTGGGTCGACGGCAAGCTGTCGGTCAAGGGCACCGCCGAGATCCGCCACCTCGAGACGGACCGGTCCTCGACCCTGCAGATCGCGCTGGTGGTCGACGACACGTCACATCCCCTCGAGGTACGCCGGTACGCCGCGTTGGACCTGCACGGGGACAAGTCGCTGGTCGGGTTCGAAGTACTGCTGGATCCTGAGGTGCTCGGCCGGTGTACCGGAGCGCCCGCTCACTTCGAGGTGCGGATGCGGTCGGGCCGGCGGGACCGGAAGGGCATGCTCGGCGGCCAAGGGCCGGGGAGCCCCGGCTGGGCGCCGGGGGCGTGGATCGACGAGACGAACTGGATCCAGCCCGGTCCGGGGAAGTACGGCTGGTTCTCGCTGCGGCGGCTGACGGATCCGTGCCGATTGACCGCGGTCGAGCAGACTGCCGACGAATTGGTCCTGCACGGGCGGGCGTCGTTCGACGAGCCGGAGTTGCACCTCAGCCGGCCGGTCGTCGGCGGTGCGGAAGAGATTCCGCTGGAGGTCGACGGGCGTGACTTCACCGCCCGGCTGCCGATCCGGGACATTCTCGCCGCGGCGAACCACGACGATCCGTTCGGGCAGCGGACGACCCGGTCGTTCCGTGTTCATGGTCCGGATCGGCAGGAGCGGGTGCTGCTGTGGACGGCGGGCGACTCGGCCGTCTCGCGCGTCGTGGACGATCGGGTCGTCACGTTGACGCGGTCGACCGGCGGGTACGTGAACCTGCACGAGTCGCCGATCCGGACCACCGCCGCCCATGCGGTTGCTGAGGGCAATCAGTTGGTGGTGCGCGGTTCGGAGGGCGGCGACGTCACCTTCAGCTGGCGGCGGTACCTGGCCGACTCCGACGATCACCTGGACGTCGCGTGCCGTCGTACCGCGTCGGCCGATGGCTGGTCGGCCGCGGTCGACGTCGACGCGCTGATCCCGGTGACCGCGGTGAAGGTGTCGGTCGACCCGCTGGCCGCGTTGGCCGACTGGATCCTGTTCGCGACCTCCCCCGACGGTGCGGCGCACGCCGTACAGTGCGAGCCCTTCCTGTGCAGCCGGTTGCCGCTGGCAATCACGCATGGGACGCACGCGCTGGCCGTCCGACCCCATGCCGGCACTCTGCACGTCGAGGTGCGCTGA
- the pseC gene encoding UDP-4-amino-4,6-dideoxy-N-acetyl-beta-L-altrosamine transaminase: MLPYGRQSISEDDIAAVTAVLRGDWLTTGPAVTAFEQAVSELAGGHRAVSCTSGTAALHIAYAALGVGTGDEVITTPMTFVATASCAAMLGAQIVFADIDYDTGLIDPSAVEASLSERSRVIAAVDYAGQSADYAALQPLADRVGAHTLADAAHSVGGSAGGRPVGDLADVTTMSFFPTKNLTTGEGGAVVCKDPAVAQRAHEFHFIGLVRDPSRFELTDEGPWHQEVHEYGVNYRLTDLGAALGISQLARLAEFKRRRTEITARYNKAFAGIDGLHTPVQRDGVDPMWHLYPIRVLGGRRREVFERMRAAGIGVQVNYIPVYWHPVFARQGYKRGLCPNAERYYAEELSLPLFPALTDGDVDRVIETLVELVG, translated from the coding sequence GTGCTGCCGTACGGACGCCAGTCGATCTCCGAGGACGACATCGCGGCGGTCACCGCCGTGCTGCGCGGCGACTGGCTCACGACCGGACCGGCGGTCACGGCCTTCGAGCAAGCCGTGTCGGAACTCGCCGGCGGACACCGCGCAGTCAGCTGCACCTCGGGCACCGCGGCACTGCACATCGCGTACGCCGCCCTCGGCGTCGGCACCGGCGACGAGGTCATCACCACCCCGATGACGTTCGTAGCCACGGCTTCCTGCGCCGCCATGCTCGGCGCCCAGATCGTCTTCGCCGACATCGACTACGACACCGGCCTGATAGACCCGTCTGCCGTCGAAGCCTCGCTTTCTGAACGATCCAGGGTCATCGCGGCAGTCGACTATGCGGGCCAATCCGCTGACTACGCCGCACTGCAGCCGCTCGCGGACCGAGTCGGCGCCCACACCCTCGCCGACGCAGCTCACTCGGTCGGCGGTTCAGCCGGCGGCCGCCCGGTCGGCGACCTGGCCGACGTGACCACGATGTCGTTCTTCCCCACCAAGAACCTCACCACCGGCGAGGGCGGCGCGGTCGTCTGCAAGGATCCGGCCGTCGCGCAGCGCGCCCACGAGTTCCACTTCATCGGGCTCGTCCGCGACCCATCGCGCTTCGAGCTCACCGATGAGGGCCCCTGGCACCAGGAGGTCCACGAGTACGGCGTGAACTACCGCCTCACCGATCTCGGCGCCGCGCTCGGCATCTCCCAGCTCGCCCGGCTCGCCGAGTTCAAACGTCGTCGGACCGAGATCACCGCGCGTTACAACAAGGCGTTCGCCGGCATCGACGGTCTGCATACGCCGGTGCAGCGGGACGGTGTAGATCCGATGTGGCATCTCTATCCGATCCGGGTGCTCGGTGGGCGGCGGCGCGAGGTGTTCGAGCGGATGCGCGCCGCGGGGATCGGCGTACAGGTGAACTACATTCCGGTCTACTGGCATCCGGTGTTCGCGCGGCAGGGATACAAGCGCGGACTGTGCCCGAACGCGGAGCGGTACTACGCCGAGGAGCTGTCGCTGCCGCTCTTCCCGGCCCTCACCGACGGTGACGTGGACCGAGTCATCGAGACTCTCGTGGAGTTGGTTGGCTAA